From Bufo gargarizans isolate SCDJY-AF-19 chromosome 10, ASM1485885v1, whole genome shotgun sequence, the proteins below share one genomic window:
- the LOC122920625 gene encoding NEDD4-binding protein 1-like isoform X2 produces MAKVSALGGVEDETPGADTVDEFTAPGKQWSLLEQSRHRVQALFPVTFTVLGYLENFSCEDREDGKTPGRIWLQLKGKKQDVLKAKEYVKGLCEPEMEITDTYPKEMHCIFAGAQSLFLNRLITDTCAHIAMAEIGVLCIKGGTEPVVLAQSHIQQFVRLFRNNESSPQGREPEVKRSFKDFVERNADKYTMDLLLLPSALKEELLNLTLEEQCSSVSSDADLEVAIVNTNAKAQSHISQCTDQSRRNTCTPVTELTNQLDSVFYGAPETQPNPASMSGTKRRSSESEERRLKKPFSLEGIQLDGPISRTHAKSDVPFIDLVSDSGEDSLIVVENDYSVSAETEYKILVNFFISMGYFKEVVEKVICDLGQFEEPLKLLEQIEKECNKVPMAKSQVEINARSQQKEAKKESQPQQEVIVDPVRTYACSNGVSRNSPIGTEGFATKKPDMEVTLPKNISFVARGASSPPRNRPDLALEGPGPSNLPPVKVTNPIPVKSSSPTYPPVRVQNDKSENLKPSVTGVQIFLNSIKTPYKLELKNEPGKADLRHIIIDGSNVAMRHGLQKFFSCRGIAIAVEYFWKRGHRNITVFVPQWRTKRDPNITEQYFLQQLEELGILSFTPSRTVLGSRIAAHDDRFLLHLSDKTGGVIVTNDNLREFVVESPVWTQIIKERLLQYTFVGDIFMIPDDPLGRHGPKLDDFLHQKPERRRMCRQRK; encoded by the exons ATGGCTAAGGTGTCCGCCCTGGGCGGGGTAGAAGATGAGACCCCCGGAGCAGATACAGTGGATGAATTCACCGCCCCTGGAAAACAGTGGAGCTTACTGGAGCAAAGCCGCCATCGGGTGCAGGCGCTATTCCCGGTGACGTTCACGGTCCTGGGGTACCTGGAGAACTTCAGCTGTGAGGACAGAGAAGATGGGAAGACGCCGGGACGCATCTGGCTGCAACTTAAAGGCAAGAAGCAAGACGTGCTAAAAGCTAAG GAGTACGTCAAAGGCCTCTGTGAACCTGAGATGGAGATAACAGACACCTACCCCAAGGAGATGCATTGCATATTTGCCGGCGCTCAGAGTTTATTCCTCAACCGTCTCATTACGGACACTTGTGCTCACATCGCCATGGCGGAAATTGGCGTCCTATGTATTAAAGGGGGAACAGAACCCGTCGTCTTGGCCCAGAGTCACATCCAACAGTTTGTTAGACTTTTTAGAAACAATGAAAGTTCACCCCAAGGCCGAGAACCGGAAGTAAAGCGGAGTTTTAAAGATTTTGTGGAACGCAATGCAGATAAGTACACAATGGACTTACTATTACTGCCCAGCGCGCTAAAGGAGGAGCTGCTGAACCTGACGTTGGAGGAACAGTGTTCTTCAGTTTCTAGTGATGCAGATCTCGAAGTCGCAATAGTAAATACCAATGCGAAAGCCCAGTCCCATATTAGTCAGTGCACTGACCAGTCGAGAAGAAACACATGTACCCCCGTGACGGAGCTGACCAACCAGCTGGACTCTGTGTTTTACGGTGCACCAGAAACGCAACCAAACCCGGCCTCCATGTCTGGGACAAAGAGACGTAGCTCAGAGAGTGAAGAAAGACGTCTGAAGAAGCCCTTCTCCTTAGAAGGCATCCAGTTGGACGGTCCCATCTCCAGAACTCACGCTAAGTCTGATGTCCCCTTTATTGACTTGGTTTCTGATTCCGGTGAAGACTCGTTGATCGTTGTGGAGAACGACTACAGCGTAAGCGCCGAAACGGAATACAAGATCCTTGTAAACTTTTTCATAAGCATGGGATATTTCAAGGAAGTGGTTGAAAAGGTTATCTGTGACTTGGGGCAGTTTGAGGAACCTTTGAAGCTTCTTGAACAAATAGAAAAAGAATGTAATAAGGTGCCGATGGCGAAGAGCCAGGTGGAGATTAATGCCCGCAGTCAGCAAAAAGAGGCCAAAAAGGAATCGCAGCCGCAGCAGGAGGTGATTGTAGATCCCGTCAGGACATATGCGTGCAGTAATGGAGTCTCTAGGAACAGCCCCATAGGTACCGAAGGATTTGCAACTAAGAAACCAGACATGGAAGTGACTTTACCAAAAAATATAAGCTTTGTTGCAAGAGGCGCTTCTAGTCCTCCAAGGAATAGACCTGACTTGGCCCTAGAAGGACCCGgaccatccaacctgcctccagtCAAAGTTACGAATCCGATCCCTGTCAAATCCTCCAGTCCTACTTATCCACCAGTACGTGTACAGAATGACAAGTCTGAGAACCTGAAGCCATCTGTAACTGGAGTTCAAATATTCCTCAATTCAATTAAAACGCCTTATAAACTAGAGTTAAAGAATGAGCCCGGGAAAGCGGATCTCAGACACATCATTATCGATGGAAGCAATGTGGCTATGAG ACACGGATTACAGAAGTTCTTCTCCTGCCGAGGAATTGCAATAGCCGTGGAATATTTCTGGAAGAGAGGACACCGGAATATCACAGTGTTTGTTCCTCAATGGCGAACGAAGCGAGATCCCAACATCACAG AGCAGTACTTCCTTCAGCAGCTGGAAGAACTGGGAATCTTATCCTTCACCCCTTCCAGGACGGTGTTGGGCTCTCGAATTGCAGCACACGATGACAG ATTCCTTCTACACTTGTCGGATAAGACTGGAGGAGTCATAGTCACCAACGACAATCTGCGGGAGTTTGTGGTAGAATCTCCTGTGTGGACCCAGATTATCAAAGAAAG